From the genome of Parafrankia discariae, one region includes:
- a CDS encoding helix-turn-helix transcriptional regulator, with amino-acid sequence MADVTAEVRVPRSTFYRWRQMGLGPRSVKLPNGDVRIRRSWLDAWLNGLEEDAA; translated from the coding sequence GTGGCGGACGTGACCGCGGAGGTCCGTGTCCCGCGGTCGACGTTCTACCGCTGGCGTCAGATGGGGCTCGGTCCCCGCTCCGTGAAGCTTCCGAACGGAGACGTCCGCATCCGGCGTTCCTGGCTTGACGCCTGGCTCAACGGGCTGGAGGAGGACGCAGCATGA